The following proteins come from a genomic window of Micromonospora echinofusca:
- a CDS encoding gas vesicle protein — protein sequence MTTSLAPSSADDPLAYRPVALVDLLDRVLATGVVISGDITIAVADVDLVRISLRALVASVGALAPPELRDAAPDDVAWTPGPPV from the coding sequence ATGACCACGTCGCTCGCGCCGAGCAGCGCCGACGACCCGCTGGCCTACCGGCCGGTGGCCCTGGTCGACCTGCTCGACCGGGTCCTCGCCACCGGCGTGGTGATCAGCGGCGACATCACCATCGCCGTCGCCGACGTGGACCTGGTCCGGATCTCCCTGCGTGCACTGGTCGCCTCCGTCGGCGCGCTGGCCCCGCCGGAGCTGCGCGACGCCGCCCCGGACGACGTCGCCTGGACGCCGGGACCGCCGGTATGA
- a CDS encoding gas vesicle protein K, translated as MTAPGARADGPAGNAAVPGGNAAGPGGGAAGMAGAGRPGGGGVRRDEAAELAAALGDTRWQPPRVTPLDRRLAVDRDSVERGLASLVLTVIELLRQLMERQALRRVDLGDLTEEQVERIGTTLMALEEQMTGLREYFGLAPEDLNLDLGPLGPLLPTD; from the coding sequence ATGACCGCCCCCGGCGCCCGCGCCGACGGCCCCGCCGGGAACGCGGCCGTCCCGGGTGGGAACGCGGCCGGCCCGGGCGGCGGAGCAGCCGGGATGGCGGGCGCGGGCCGCCCCGGCGGTGGTGGCGTCCGGCGGGACGAGGCGGCCGAACTCGCCGCCGCGCTCGGTGACACCCGGTGGCAGCCACCCCGGGTGACGCCGCTGGACCGCCGGCTGGCCGTCGACCGGGACTCCGTCGAGCGGGGACTGGCCAGCCTCGTGCTCACCGTGATCGAGCTGCTGCGGCAGCTCATGGAGCGGCAGGCCCTGCGCCGCGTCGACCTCGGCGACCTCACCGAGGAACAGGTCGAACGGATCGGCACCACGCTGATGGCGCTGGAGGAGCAGATGACGGGGCTGCGCGAGTACTTCGGCCTCGCGCCCGAGGACCTCAACCTCGACCTCGGGCCCCTCGGCCCCCTCCTGCCGACCGACTGA
- a CDS encoding AAA family ATPase, giving the protein MAEPDLTLTASLRPAALDARRGVVRLHPEVLTALALRPGDPVRLAGRRTTAGIVAPAEPTASTALLYADDLLLGNLGIRDGGQVTVSPLPVTPARRVLLAGPAQIAAVVSPEMLRLALLGKVVTTGDDVSLLPQDVLPDASVRSLVEAARRSLSNSVGYAWTSTLLAVVAAEPDTGSLVTMDTVVGWEHGQATHGSAGTTPGGGRLGAGGPTADGTAPGRPGAAGVRGGGPAVDATGRTVGSDDDAPPAVDELPGLRAQAEELTELLDLGFHHREVLGRLGTTVSLGVLVAGPAGSGKAALVRAVAARVGARVSPLWAPEVAALTNQAAADRLRTAAAEARADGPGVLLVTDVEALAPADGPGPVATVFRQVVAETVRAGVAVVCTTGRPEAVDPALRAPDLLSLRISVPLPDAALRREQLTVLTRQVPLADDVRLDEVAGRTPGFVAADLAALVREAGVRAALRQKSAETPTVAMADFAAALEVVRPTTMAASTLELASVTLDDVGDLTEVKETLTESVLWPLTYPDTFARLGVQPPRGVLLYGPPGCGKTYLVTALAGSGRANVLSVKGAELLSKWVGESERAVRELFRRAREAAPTLIFLDEVDALAPVRGQASDGGTTDRVVAALLTELDGVETLRNVVVVGATNRPDLIDPALLRPGRLERLVYVPPPDGPARAEILRASARNVPLAPEVDLVELGEALDGFSAADCAALVREAALAAMRESLTASTVTAAHVASARARVRPSLDPTQVAWLAAYAEKRAG; this is encoded by the coding sequence GTGGCGGAACCCGACCTGACCCTGACCGCGAGCCTGCGGCCGGCGGCCCTGGACGCCCGGCGGGGCGTCGTCCGGCTGCACCCCGAGGTGCTCACCGCGCTGGCGCTGCGCCCCGGCGACCCGGTGCGGCTGGCGGGCCGGCGGACGACCGCCGGCATCGTCGCGCCGGCCGAGCCGACCGCCAGCACGGCGCTGCTCTACGCCGACGACCTGCTGCTGGGCAACCTCGGGATCCGCGACGGCGGCCAGGTCACGGTGAGCCCCCTGCCGGTCACCCCGGCCCGCCGGGTGCTGCTCGCCGGTCCGGCGCAGATCGCCGCCGTGGTCTCCCCCGAGATGCTCCGTCTGGCCCTGCTCGGCAAGGTGGTGACGACCGGGGACGACGTGTCGCTGCTGCCGCAGGACGTCCTGCCCGACGCCTCGGTGCGCAGCCTGGTGGAAGCCGCCCGGCGCAGCCTCTCCAACAGCGTCGGGTACGCCTGGACCAGCACCCTGCTCGCCGTGGTCGCCGCCGAGCCCGACACCGGCTCGCTGGTCACCATGGACACGGTGGTCGGCTGGGAACACGGCCAGGCGACCCACGGCTCCGCCGGCACCACGCCCGGTGGGGGTCGCCTCGGGGCCGGCGGCCCGACGGCGGACGGGACCGCCCCGGGCCGACCGGGTGCCGCGGGCGTACGCGGCGGCGGCCCGGCCGTGGACGCCACGGGACGGACCGTCGGGAGCGACGACGACGCGCCGCCCGCGGTGGACGAGCTGCCCGGGCTGCGGGCGCAGGCCGAGGAGCTCACCGAGCTGCTCGACCTCGGCTTCCACCACCGGGAGGTGCTCGGCCGGCTGGGCACGACCGTCTCGCTGGGCGTGCTGGTCGCCGGGCCGGCCGGCTCCGGCAAGGCCGCGCTCGTACGCGCCGTGGCCGCCCGGGTCGGGGCCCGGGTCAGCCCGCTCTGGGCCCCCGAGGTCGCCGCGCTGACCAACCAGGCCGCCGCCGACCGGCTGCGCACCGCCGCCGCCGAGGCGCGCGCCGACGGCCCCGGGGTGCTGCTGGTCACCGACGTGGAGGCACTCGCCCCGGCGGACGGCCCGGGCCCGGTGGCGACCGTGTTCCGGCAGGTGGTCGCCGAGACCGTACGGGCGGGGGTGGCGGTCGTCTGCACCACGGGCCGGCCCGAGGCCGTCGACCCCGCGTTGCGCGCCCCGGACCTGCTCTCGCTGCGGATCAGCGTCCCGCTGCCGGACGCGGCCCTGCGCCGGGAGCAGTTGACGGTGCTGACCCGACAGGTCCCGCTCGCCGACGACGTACGGCTCGACGAGGTCGCCGGGCGTACCCCCGGTTTCGTCGCCGCCGACCTGGCCGCGCTGGTCCGCGAGGCCGGGGTGCGCGCGGCGCTGCGGCAGAAGTCGGCGGAGACGCCGACGGTGGCCATGGCGGACTTCGCCGCGGCGCTGGAGGTCGTCCGGCCCACCACCATGGCCGCCTCCACCCTGGAGCTGGCCTCGGTGACGCTGGACGACGTGGGCGACCTGACGGAGGTCAAGGAGACGCTCACCGAGTCGGTGCTGTGGCCGCTGACCTACCCGGACACCTTCGCCCGGCTGGGCGTGCAGCCGCCGCGCGGGGTGCTCCTCTACGGCCCGCCGGGCTGCGGCAAGACCTACCTGGTGACGGCGCTGGCCGGCTCGGGGCGGGCGAACGTGCTCTCGGTGAAGGGCGCGGAGCTGCTGTCGAAGTGGGTCGGCGAGAGCGAGCGCGCGGTCCGCGAACTGTTCCGCCGGGCCCGCGAGGCCGCGCCCACCCTGATCTTCCTGGACGAGGTGGACGCGCTCGCCCCGGTACGCGGCCAGGCCAGCGACGGCGGCACCACCGACCGGGTGGTGGCCGCGCTGCTCACGGAGCTGGACGGGGTGGAGACGCTGCGCAACGTGGTGGTGGTCGGCGCGACGAACCGGCCGGACCTGATCGACCCGGCGCTGCTGCGCCCCGGGCGGCTGGAGCGGCTGGTCTACGTGCCGCCGCCGGACGGGCCGGCGCGGGCGGAGATCCTGCGCGCCTCGGCGCGCAACGTGCCGCTGGCACCCGAGGTGGACCTCGTGGAGCTGGGCGAAGCATTGGACGGCTTCTCGGCCGCCGACTGCGCCGCGCTGGTGCGGGAGGCGGCGCTGGCCGCCATGCGGGAGTCGCTGACCGCGTCCACGGTCACCGCCGCGCACGTGGCCTCGGCCCGCGCCCGGGTCCGCCCGTCCCTGGACCCGACCCAGGTCGCCTGGCTCGCCGCGTACGCCGAGAAGCGGGCCGGCTGA
- a CDS encoding GTP-binding protein produces the protein MDSVRSPEWPVAPLGGIAANSAAARYGSPTGPQPAASAPPPHRSPATGVASVPRPAPAAAPPIPVKILIAGGFGVGKTTTVGAISEIAPLTTEAEMTTAGIGIDDPGVRSAKTTTTVAMDFGCVTIDRSLKLYLFGTPGQARFGFMWDDLARGALGALVVVDSARLDDCYPAIDFFERAGLPFVVGVNAFDGRLAHDLDAIRWALAVGDHVPLVQFDARDRLSVRDALLVVLDRALERATRERKS, from the coding sequence ATGGACTCCGTGCGATCTCCTGAATGGCCGGTCGCCCCGCTGGGCGGGATCGCCGCCAACAGCGCCGCCGCCCGGTACGGCTCCCCGACGGGGCCGCAACCCGCCGCGTCCGCTCCGCCGCCGCACCGGTCGCCGGCCACCGGCGTGGCCTCGGTGCCCCGGCCCGCGCCGGCCGCCGCGCCGCCGATCCCCGTCAAGATCCTCATCGCCGGCGGTTTCGGGGTCGGCAAGACCACCACGGTCGGCGCGATCTCCGAGATCGCCCCGCTGACCACCGAGGCGGAGATGACCACCGCCGGGATCGGCATCGACGACCCCGGCGTACGCTCCGCGAAGACCACCACCACGGTGGCGATGGACTTCGGCTGCGTCACCATCGACCGCAGCCTGAAGCTGTACCTGTTCGGCACGCCGGGGCAGGCCCGCTTCGGCTTCATGTGGGACGACCTGGCCCGCGGGGCGCTCGGCGCCCTCGTCGTGGTGGACAGCGCCCGGCTGGACGACTGCTACCCGGCGATCGACTTCTTCGAGCGGGCCGGCCTGCCCTTCGTGGTCGGCGTGAACGCCTTCGACGGGCGGCTGGCGCACGACCTCGACGCGATCCGGTGGGCGCTGGCCGTCGGCGACCACGTGCCCCTGGTGCAGTTCGACGCCCGGGACCGGCTCTCGGTGCGGGACGCCCTGCTGGTCGTCCTGGACCGCGCACTCGAGCGGGCCACCCGGGAGAGGAAGTCCTGA
- a CDS encoding DUF742 domain-containing protein, whose translation MTPEVAGEGPDPEPTIRIRPYLRASSPHDARPGLPAATAAPTPEDGPPGPRPFVLTAGRVAGADPAIGLETQVTARPATDRSAPLNLLAPELQAIVALCDEPISVAEISARTRLHFGVARVLVGDLRAAGHLDVHDGADALDPDIILRVIDGLRAIS comes from the coding sequence ATGACCCCGGAGGTCGCCGGCGAGGGACCGGACCCGGAGCCCACGATCCGGATCCGGCCCTACCTGCGCGCGTCGTCCCCGCACGACGCCCGCCCCGGCCTGCCGGCGGCCACGGCCGCGCCGACGCCCGAGGACGGGCCGCCGGGCCCGCGCCCGTTCGTGCTCACCGCCGGGCGGGTGGCCGGCGCCGACCCGGCGATCGGGCTGGAGACGCAGGTGACCGCCCGGCCGGCGACCGACCGGTCCGCACCGCTGAACCTGCTGGCGCCCGAGTTGCAGGCGATCGTCGCGCTCTGCGACGAGCCGATCTCGGTCGCCGAGATCTCCGCCCGCACCCGGCTGCACTTCGGTGTGGCCCGGGTGCTGGTCGGCGACCTCCGCGCGGCGGGCCACCTGGACGTGCACGACGGCGCCGACGCCCTCGACCCCGACATCATCCTCCGAGTGATTGATGGACTCCGTGCGATCTCCTGA
- a CDS encoding roadblock/LC7 domain-containing protein, protein MTSPFLHDNVDHQNPGAGDLSPEARTFNWLLDSFTSSTAGVLEAIAVSSDGLLMAMSAIKDRSNAERLAAVVSGMTSLAGGAASWYALGGLNRVVVDMAEGYLLISAISSGSVLGVVADRSANLGTVAYEMTLFAGRAGGALTPRLIAELKNAAQQ, encoded by the coding sequence GTGACCAGCCCCTTCCTGCACGACAATGTCGACCACCAGAACCCGGGAGCCGGGGACCTGAGCCCGGAGGCGCGTACCTTCAACTGGTTGCTGGACTCCTTCACCTCCAGCACGGCCGGCGTGCTGGAGGCGATCGCCGTCTCGTCGGACGGTCTGCTGATGGCCATGTCGGCGATCAAGGACCGCTCCAACGCCGAGCGGCTCGCCGCCGTGGTCTCCGGCATGACGAGCCTCGCCGGCGGCGCCGCGAGCTGGTACGCCCTCGGCGGGCTGAACCGGGTGGTCGTGGACATGGCCGAGGGCTACCTGCTCATCAGCGCGATCAGCAGCGGTTCCGTGCTCGGGGTGGTGGCCGACCGCTCGGCGAACCTCGGCACCGTGGCCTACGAGATGACGCTCTTCGCCGGCCGGGCCGGTGGCGCCCTCACCCCGAGACTGATCGCCGAGTTGAAGAACGCCGCTCAGCAATGA
- a CDS encoding nitrate- and nitrite sensing domain-containing protein, whose translation MLLARLRIRGKLALLVVIPLLSIVGLAVPAVLDRVAAAQRAGDIAERVRVASRIGTLVQDLQQERVLSVGLLLGRVTRTELVQRTASVDDRVADLRATRGDKLPPRVAEALHGVRGLTDLRAAVLAGTATPDQIMAAYGPVNTALIESLRLPFGVDTETAAGRQVLALDGLLRADEGLAACATLIVLVKATGAPRASASYVACMAALRVDNQRFRSLITPEQFALARLNDAAVAARTSAGFLHTSALDPAGATRGIPLDALFPSVRSMITFGQFIEKKLVADVIAEVTRQQRRALTEAYLVGGVATLILAVVVLLSAAVARTVARPLTRLTRSADRVARVAEAELTRVADDETEGVAPVRLDPVDVRARDEIGDLARAFDRVQSTAARLVERQVAGRRNVAQMFGHVGRRTQNLVGRQIALIDRLERQETDPDRLEHLYRLDHISSRLRRNAGSLVVLSGSAGADPHVAPVPLGDVVRLALGEIEDYTRVDMRVPSGVSVAPGAVGDLVLALAELMENATVFSPPHTRVTVDGEQTGSGARLTVVDRGIGMARERLAEENARLTRRERLDLAPTEVLGLFVVGRLARRHGWTVRLAPTAGGGVSAHLEVPETSLVIHRAERAGVAVARAAVPARDRRSPADAPEAARARVTAAEAPAALPRRAAAVAAPEARAAVGPAPEAPPSGFDAALLSRATRSMESGAPWDAFGSGGEPEAPAGAAPPGIRQRVPGATLRPADPSTVGPVEVGGADPAAARALVEAVESGVRRAERGHRTPDGTVPGRLTRRVPGANLAATPARQPDSPHPGNPDEVRDLLTEFEAGVARALREVSQDHRYEEGTSR comes from the coding sequence ATGCTGCTCGCTAGGCTCCGGATCCGGGGCAAGCTCGCGCTGCTCGTGGTCATCCCGCTGCTCAGCATCGTGGGGCTGGCCGTGCCGGCGGTGCTCGACCGGGTGGCCGCCGCCCAGCGCGCCGGCGACATCGCCGAGCGGGTCCGCGTCGCCAGCCGCATCGGCACCCTCGTGCAGGACCTGCAACAGGAACGCGTCCTCTCCGTCGGCCTGCTGCTCGGCCGCGTCACCCGCACCGAACTGGTGCAGCGGACGGCCAGCGTGGACGACCGGGTCGCCGACCTGCGGGCCACCCGGGGCGACAAGCTGCCGCCCCGGGTCGCCGAGGCCCTGCACGGCGTACGCGGGCTGACCGACCTGCGGGCCGCCGTGCTCGCCGGGACCGCCACCCCGGACCAGATCATGGCCGCGTACGGGCCCGTCAACACGGCGCTGATCGAGTCGCTGCGGCTGCCGTTCGGGGTGGACACGGAGACGGCGGCGGGACGGCAGGTGCTGGCCCTGGACGGGCTGCTGCGCGCCGACGAGGGGCTGGCCGCCTGCGCCACCCTGATCGTGCTCGTCAAGGCCACCGGCGCGCCCCGGGCGAGCGCCTCGTACGTCGCCTGCATGGCCGCGCTGCGCGTGGACAACCAGCGGTTCCGCAGCCTCATCACGCCGGAGCAGTTCGCGCTGGCGAGACTCAACGACGCGGCCGTGGCCGCCCGTACCAGCGCGGGCTTCCTCCACACGAGCGCGTTGGACCCGGCCGGCGCGACCAGGGGCATCCCGCTGGACGCGCTCTTCCCGTCGGTCCGCTCGATGATCACCTTCGGGCAGTTCATCGAGAAGAAGCTCGTCGCCGACGTCATCGCCGAGGTGACCCGGCAGCAGCGCCGGGCACTGACCGAGGCGTACCTGGTCGGTGGGGTCGCCACCCTGATCCTCGCCGTGGTGGTGCTGCTCAGCGCGGCCGTCGCGAGGACGGTGGCCCGGCCGCTGACCCGGCTCACCCGCTCCGCCGACCGGGTGGCCCGGGTCGCCGAGGCGGAGCTGACCCGGGTCGCCGACGACGAGACCGAGGGCGTCGCGCCGGTGCGCCTCGACCCGGTCGACGTACGGGCCCGCGACGAGATCGGCGACCTGGCCCGCGCGTTCGACCGGGTGCAGAGCACCGCCGCCCGGCTCGTCGAACGGCAGGTCGCCGGACGGCGCAACGTGGCGCAGATGTTCGGCCACGTCGGCCGCCGTACGCAGAACCTCGTCGGCCGGCAGATCGCGCTGATCGACCGGCTGGAGCGGCAGGAGACCGACCCCGACCGGCTGGAGCACCTGTACCGGCTCGACCACATCTCCAGCCGGCTACGCCGCAACGCGGGCAGCCTGGTGGTGCTCTCCGGCTCGGCCGGTGCGGACCCCCACGTGGCGCCGGTGCCGCTCGGCGACGTGGTCCGGCTGGCGCTCGGCGAGATCGAGGACTACACGCGCGTCGACATGCGGGTCCCGTCCGGCGTGTCGGTGGCGCCCGGCGCCGTCGGCGACCTCGTCCTGGCGCTGGCCGAGCTGATGGAGAACGCCACCGTCTTCTCCCCGCCGCACACCCGGGTCACGGTCGACGGCGAGCAGACCGGCTCCGGGGCGCGGCTGACCGTGGTCGACCGGGGCATCGGCATGGCCCGGGAGCGGCTGGCGGAGGAGAACGCCCGGCTCACCCGGCGGGAGCGGCTGGATCTCGCGCCGACCGAGGTGCTGGGGCTCTTCGTGGTGGGCCGGCTGGCCCGCCGGCACGGCTGGACGGTGCGGCTGGCACCGACCGCCGGCGGCGGCGTGTCCGCCCACCTGGAGGTCCCGGAGACCTCGCTGGTGATCCACCGCGCCGAGCGGGCCGGCGTGGCCGTGGCCCGGGCCGCCGTACCCGCGCGCGATCGGCGCTCCCCCGCCGACGCGCCGGAGGCCGCCCGGGCCCGCGTCACGGCGGCCGAGGCACCGGCTGCCCTGCCCCGCCGCGCGGCGGCCGTCGCGGCGCCGGAGGCCCGCGCGGCGGTCGGGCCGGCGCCGGAGGCCCCGCCGTCCGGGTTCGACGCGGCGCTGCTGAGCCGCGCCACGCGCAGCATGGAGTCCGGCGCCCCCTGGGACGCGTTCGGCTCCGGGGGCGAGCCCGAGGCGCCGGCCGGGGCCGCCCCGCCGGGCATCCGCCAGCGGGTGCCGGGCGCCACCCTGCGCCCCGCCGACCCGTCGACGGTGGGGCCGGTGGAGGTCGGCGGCGCCGATCCGGCCGCCGCCCGCGCCCTCGTCGAGGCCGTCGAGTCGGGCGTACGCCGGGCCGAGCGCGGCCACCGTACGCCGGACGGCACGGTGCCGGGCCGGCTGACCCGGCGGGTGCCCGGGGCCAACCTCGCCGCCACCCCGGCCCGGCAGCCCGACAGCCCGCACCCGGGAAATCCGGACGAGGTCCGCGACCTCCTCACCGAGTTCGAGGCGGGCGTCGCCCGTGCTCTGCGTGAAGTCAGCCAAGACCACCGCTACGAAGAGGGAACATCACGGTGA